The DNA region GATTGGCCGCTTCCGCGCGCTCGCCTTTGGCGTTGAGCGCGACAGCGAGATCGAAGCGCGCCTGGTGATCGGACGGATCGGCGAGCACCTTGGCCTCGAGCTCGGCGAACGGACCGAGCGATTGCGCCTGCTCGGCGACTTCGAGCGCGGCGCGGGCCGCGGCGACGGACGCCTCGCTGCGCTTGGCCTCCGGCACCATCGCCAAGGTCTGCTTGGCCTGCTCGAGCGCGCCAGTCTCGACATAGCAGCGCGCGAGGCCGGCGAGCGCGTGGACGTTGTTGCTGTCCTCGGCCAGAAGTTGCGCATAGATATCGGCCGCCGCGGCGGGATTGCCCTCGACCAGCGCGGCGTCGGCAGCCTTCAGCAAGTCCGCCTCTTCGTTGCCGATCTTGCCTTTGGTCAGCCGCTCCAGGAACTGGACCACCTGGCTCTCTGGCAGGGCGCCCATGAAGCCGTCGGCCGGCTGGCCGTTGACGAAGGCGATGACGGCGGGGATCGACTGGATGCCCATCTGGCCCGGGATGGCCGGATGCTCGTCGATGTTCATCTTGGTGAGCTTGACCTTGCCCTTGGCGGCCTTGACCGCCTTTTCGAGCACGGGGGTAAGCTGCTTGCAGGGACCGCACCAGGGCGCCCAGAAGTCGACCAGCACCGGCTGGCGCCGCGACTCCTCGATTACGTCCTTCATGAAGCTCTGCGTGGTGATGTCTTTCACCACGTCGGCTGCCGCCGCGGTCGTCCCGCCGTTCTCCAACATCGTCCCTCGCCCTGACGGCCGTCCCGGCCGGATTTCGTAAGTTCCAATGCCGGATTAGATGGTCATCCGGCAAGCGAATGCAATCGGCTACTCTGCCTCGGCGGCCACGCCCGAGACCCGCTCGATACGGGGCTCATGACCGGTAGACCGCAAGAATTTGATTAAATCCGCGCGGCCGATCGTGGTGGTCATGGTGTTGTCGAGCGGATGATAGTTGAGCAATTCGTGCTCCATCATGGCGGCGTCCAGCACCACGGTGACACGGCCCTCGGTGTCGTTGATGGCGCCGAAAGGCGTGACCGAGCCGGGCGCAACGCCCCACACCTCCCGCAGCAGATCGGCCGAGCCGAAGGAAAAGCGGCCGGTGGCGACGAGCAGACGATGTAGCCCTTTGAGGTCGATCAATGCGTCCTCCAGCGCAACCACGAGATAAAGGCTGGACTTCTTGTCGCGCAGGAACAGGTTCTTGGTGTGGCCGCCGGGGACGCTCCCGCGCAGGCTCCGGGCCTCCTCGACCGTGAACAGCGGCGGGTGCTTGACCGTGGTATGCGTAATGGCCAGCGAATCGAGGGCGGCGAACAGGTCGGCGGGGGTCTTCGGCATCAATTTTTCGGGTGTGCTCGCAAGAATTCGGCAAGGACCGGTGTTCTACCTAGCATCCCGCCACCGGGAGGTAACCATGCGCAAAATATTGCTGATCGCGGGCACGTTCGTGACCGCCATGCTGTTCAATCTGCATCCGGCGCCGGCCGCGGCCTCTGGGGCGGCGCCCTGGTGCGCCGTGATCACGCTCGGCAACGACGATGCCTACTGGGACTGCCAATATTCGTCCTTCGAGGCCTGCCGGCCGAACGTGCTGGCCGGGAATCGCGGCTTCTGCAATATCAATCCAGCCTGGAACCCGCCGGAAGCGGCGCCCCACAAGGTCCGGCGGCACCGGGCCCGGCACAGCTGACGTTAATCGTGTCAAACGGTTGCAAGGGGCGCGGCGAATGGCTATAGGAGCGCCCTGGCAGCCGCCCCCGGCGACGGGCAACGGCAAATCACTACCGGATGCGGGTGTAGCTCAGGGGTAGAGCACGACCTTGCCAAGGTCGGGGTCGAGGGTTCGAATCCCTTCGCCCGCTCCAATTTGGCTCACGATCCTAAGATCGTGCTGCCGCGAACTCTCATATTTCCCTTTTGATCCAAAGCGGCATCGCCAGTGCGAACCGGCTCCTCTGCCGTGCCGGATCGGCCTCAACCGCCGTTGCCTGTCTCGGCGCTTGCTGGCCTGGGCTGAGCAGATGCCCTGCCGGCTCGGCGCGGCAGACGCATGGCAGCGGCGCATAAAACGAGATGGAAACCGCAGAGCAGAACGAAGGCGGCGCCATACGCCGTCGAAACCGGCGCCGTTGCCGATGCGGTCAGACGCCAGCCGAGGAATGTCGCGCATATCGTCGTCAGTGTCGGCCCACCCATGCGCATGACGATGTTGAGCGTGGTGGTCGCCATCGGCAGGTTTTCGCGTTTGACCGAAACGTAGGCTGCCGAGATAGACGGAATGCCGATGCAGCTTAGGCCCATCCCGCGCACGAACAACGCGCCGGCGATGAGGGTGTGAGCAGGGCCGTGGCCGGACAAATAGATGAACGGCAAGGTGCCCGCCAGCGACGTCAGCGCGCCGCCGACCGACACGAGGCGGTTGCCCAGCCGCTCCACGAGCGATCCCACGAGAGGGTAGCTGATCATCATGCCAAGACCTTGCGCGGCGAGCAGCAAGCCCGTTCCACCCGGCGAGAGATCCGCCACGCGCATCAGGAACGCCGGGACGAGCATCTGACCTGCGAAGGAAACGCCTTGCGACAAGAACGTCGCCCCGACCGCGGCGGAAAAGAACCTGTCTTTGAACAGACGCAGATCGACGATCGCCTCGTCCTTTCTTTTTCTCGCCCACCACAAGAAGACGCCGAACAGCAGCGCCGAAAGTGTGAGAGCGGCAAGACCGGCCGGTGCCGCTAAGCGTTCCGATCCGAAAAGAAAAAGCACGATGCTGGGCGACAGCAAGCCGAGGCCGATCAGGTCGAGGCGGCGTGGCCTCCTCTCGTGCCGGTCCTGCGGCAAAAACAAAGCGGCGAGTGTGAAGGCGAGTGCGCCGAACGGCAGGTTGACCAGAAACAGCCAGCGCCAGGACGCAAAGTGCAACAACGCGCCCGCGATTGTCGGTCCCAGAAGCGGCGCAAGCAGAACGGGCATCGCGGCGAAGCTGAGCACGCGAGTCATTCTATCTTTGGCGGCGCGGACCACGAGCAACTGCGCCATCGGCGCCAGCAAGCCGCCGCTCACACCTTGCAGGATACGAAAGCCGATTAACGAATTCGCGGACCAGGCGAGGCCGCAGAGCGCGGACGTGAGCGTGAATGCCGCAAAGCTCCAGAGATACACAGCTTTGAGGCCGATGCGGTCGACGAGCCAGCCGCTCAACGGCAAAGTCAGCGCAAGCGCGAGCAGATAGCCGCTCGTCACCCACTGGATGTTCGACAGGGTCGTGTGCAGTTCGAGTGCAAGGCTCGAAAGCGAGACGTTGACGATCGTCGCGTCCATCTGGGCAAGAAATGCCCCGAGTATGGCGACGGACGAAATTTTCCAGAGGTGTGGCGCGGTTTGTGCGGCTTCGCGCTGCTCCTCGCCGTTTTCGGTCACTCGTTCACTCAGGGGAATTGCCCCCATGGAAGCGACCGAAGTGACGCGCGGCGAACAAGCCCAGCAAAAGAAAGCCCAGCCCTAACGTCGCCGCATCGACGGTCGAGCGCAGGCTGAAATCGCCGACGCGGCAGATCAGGAGATAAGCGACGGCGAGATTGAGAAAGCCCCACGCCACGTTGACCGTCGACGATGAAAGCCCTTCTCCGGGCGGCTTGGCGAAAGGGCTTTGAAACGGGCGGCCCATCGACCCGCTGGCGATGTGGGGAATTGCGTTGGACAGGAAGGCGCCGCCGAAAAAATACGACAAGAGATGCATCCAATTCATGCTTCACCTTCCGTTGCGTTCGATTAGAAGTCGGCAAGCCTGCTGAGCAGTTTGACCGCGTCGGCAAGTTGCTCGTGCTCGCGGGCCGAAAGCTGCTGCTGCAGCGCCCGCACCAGCCAGTCCTCTCGCGCCGCGCGGCCGCTCTTGACGCGCTTCACAAAGGCGGGCGTGAAATTGATGATGGTCTGCCGGCCATCCTGAGGGTCGGGCTTCCCCGCCACCGCGCCCGCCGCTTCGAGCGCGGCAACGGTCATCCGCATCGATTGCGGGCGCACGCCTTCGGCGCGGGCCAGCATCGAAACCGTCGCGGGGCCGTCACGTTCCAGCCGCTGAAGCACGGACTTTTGCGCATGCGTGAAATCGCCCGCGTGCCCTAGCTCTCGCAGCCGGCGCAGGAGCTTGCCGACGACGACCCGCAACTCGCCTGCGAGAGCGGTGAGTTCCGGGGAGTAGGGAGGTTGATGCGCCTTGCTCATGATCGAACATCTATACAGAATAACTGTACAGTTAAACTGTATACTGGCCCCCGTCAAGAACCGGGGTGCCGGCCGATGGCCCGAAGCCGGGCCGGCCGGGCCGGCGCTATTCCTTGCTGCTCAAGCTGCTCATCCGGCGGGGCGGGCCTCGACGGCGTCAGCGGTGCTGCGCGGCCGATCGAGACGCAGGCTCACGAGCGCGATGACGAGGCCGGCCGCGGTCACGGCGGCGGCCACCAGCGGCAAAGCCGTGAGGCCGAAACCCGCATCGATGGTGACGCCGCCCATCCAGGCCCCCAACGCATTGCCGAGATTGAACGCGGCGATGTTGAGGCTCGATGCCAATGTCTGTCCGGTCGGGCCGGCCTTCTCCAAGACGCGCAGCTGCAGCGGTGCGACCGTCGCGAACGACGCGGCGCCGATCACCGTCAGCACCACGATGCTCAGGACCTTGGACGGCATCGCCGGCGCGAACAGGACCAGCACCAGCGCAAGACCGGCGAGCGTGCCGATCAACGCGCGCGGCAGACCACGGTCGGCGAAGCGGCCACCAGCGATGTTGCCGATGCCGAGACCGACGCCGAACACCAGCAGGATCGGCGACACGGCCGCTTCCGAAAAGCCGGTGACGCGGGTGAGGACCGGCTGGATGTAAGTGAAGACCGTGAACAGGCCGGCGAAGCCGAGCGTCGTCATCAACAGGCCGAGTTGCACCTGCGGCTGTACGACCACTTTGAGCTCGTCGCGGAGCGGCGCGACCGCGTCATTGGCGCCGACCTTGTTCGGCACCAGCAGCGCCAGCACGACAAAGGCGAGCACGCCAACGCCGGCGATGGCCCAGAACGCGGCGCGCCAGCCGAACTGCAAACCGAACCACGCGCCGAACGGTACGCCGAGCAAGGTCGCGACGGTCAGGCCGACGAACATGGTGGCGATGGCGGAGGCGCGCTTGTTCTCCGCGACGAGGCCGGTGGCGACCACCGAGCCGACGCCGAAGAAGGTGCCATGCGCGAGCGAGGTCAAAACGCGCGCGGCCATCAGCAGCGCGTAGTTCGGCGCCAGTGCGCAGGCGGCGTTGCCGAGCGTGAAGATCGCCATCAGCGTCAACAGCACGGCTTTGCGCGGCATGCGGCGCGTGGCCACCGTCAGGATCGGCGCGCCGACGAAGACGCCCAGGGCGTAGCCGGAAATGAGCAGGCCCGCCGTGGGTACCGACACATGCATGTCGCCGGCGACCTGCAGCAGGAGTCCCATGATGAGGAATTCGGTGGTGCCGATGCCGAAGGCACCGGCGGTGAGGGCATAAACGGCGAGGGGCACGGCACGGGCTCCATGAGCGGAATGGGAACCGGGGAGAGATAGCCGTGTGGCCGATTTGGGACTAGAATGGCTCCCGGACAATCACTTATGACTTTAAGTCATCATGGCGCCGCGCGAGACCAACCGGATCGCTGAAATGGAGGTGTTCGTCCGGGTCGTCGACCTCGGCGGCTTCACCACGGCCGCACGGCAGCTCCGCCTGACGCCCTCGGCGGTAAGCAAGCTGATGTCGCGGCTCGAAGCGCGCCTTGCTACGCGCCTGGTCAACCGCTCGACCCGCCGCCTGCAGCTCACCCCGGAGGGCGAAGCGTTCTACGGCCGAGCGGTGCGCATTCTCGCCGATCTCGACGAGGCTGAGCGCGAGGCGGCGACCGGCGCGCATCCGCGCGGCCATCTCAGGGTCAACAGCAACCTGCCGTGGGGCACGCGCTACGTGATGCCGCTGGTGCCGCGGTTCCTGGCGCAGAATCCCGAGATCACGCTCGATCTCGTTTTCACCGACACCGTCATCGACTTGCTGCAGGAACGCGCCGACGTCGCCATCCGCGTCGGGCCGCTGCGCGACTCCAGCCTGATGGCGCGCAAGCTCGGCTCCAGCCGCATGGTGGTGTGTGCGACGCCCGACTATCTCGCGCTGCGCGGCACGCCGGCATCGCTCGACGATCTCGCCGATCATGCCGGCATCGGCTGGACCTTCTCCCGCGTCCTCAGCGGCTGGCCGTTTCGAACCGCGCATGGCGTCGAAACCATGGTGCCGCCGCCGGTGGCGCGCGCGGGCGATGGCGAGACCGCGCGCTCGCTCGCGCTCGGCGGCATCGGCCTGGCGCGGCTCGCTTTGTTCCATGTCGCACCGGATATCGAGGCGGGCCGTTTGGTGCCTGTGCTCGAAGACTTCAATCCGGGCGACCGCGAGGACATCCACGCCGTCTATCTCGGTCAGCGCGGGCCGCTGCCGGCGCGCGTTCGCGCCTTCATCGATTTCCTGAGCGAGAACATTCAGGCCGACGATCCCGCCATCGAGCGGACGGCAACCGGCACGTGGCGGGTGCGGCGGGACGGATGACCGTTCGCACCGCGTGCGGTAACGTCATCTGTCGGTGATGCGATACGCTTCAGTGGGAGCCGCGATGTATTCCGCCACGATCGGCCAGCGGCGCTATAGCTTTCCCGATCTCAAGACGCTGCTCGCCAAGGCGACGCCGTTGCGCAGCGGCGATCGGCTTGCCGGCCTCGCCGCCGAAACGGGCGAGGAGCGCGTCGCGGCGCAGTTCGCGCTCGCCGATCTGCCGCTGACGCGCTTTCTCGACGAGGCGGTGGTGCCTTATGAGAGCGACGAGGTCACGCGGCTCATCATCGACACGCACGATCGCGCCGCCTTCGCGACGATCGCCGCGTTGACCGTTGGCGGGTTCCGCGACTGGCTGCTGTCCGATGAGGCGACCACGGACAGGCTCGCCGCGCTCGCGCCTGGCGTGACGCCGGAAATGGCGGCGGCGGTGAGCAAGATCAGCCGGCTGCAGGATCTGATGGTGATGGCGGCGAAGTGCTCGGTCGTCACACGCTTCCGCAACACCATCGGTCTGCCCGGCTGCCTGTCCGTGCGGCTGCAGCCGAACCATCCGACCGACGATGCGCGCGGCATTGCCGCCAGCATTCTCGACGGTTTGTTGTTGGGCGCGGGCGATGCCGTGATCGGCATCAATCCGGCAACCGACAGTCCAGAGCGGGCGCATGCCTTGGTGTCGATGCTCGACGACATCATCGGCAAGCTCGATATTCCGACGCAGTCCTGCGTGCTGGCCCATATCACCACGACGTTGGCGCTGATCGAGCGTGGCACGCCGGTCGATCTGGTGTTCCAATCGATCGCCGGCACGGAGGCCGCCAATAAGAGCTTCGGTATCGATCTGTCGCTG from Pseudolabrys taiwanensis includes:
- a CDS encoding DUF3551 domain-containing protein, translated to MRKILLIAGTFVTAMLFNLHPAPAAASGAAPWCAVITLGNDDAYWDCQYSSFEACRPNVLAGNRGFCNINPAWNPPEAAPHKVRRHRARHS
- a CDS encoding MFS transporter — translated: MPLAVYALTAGAFGIGTTEFLIMGLLLQVAGDMHVSVPTAGLLISGYALGVFVGAPILTVATRRMPRKAVLLTLMAIFTLGNAACALAPNYALLMAARVLTSLAHGTFFGVGSVVATGLVAENKRASAIATMFVGLTVATLLGVPFGAWFGLQFGWRAAFWAIAGVGVLAFVVLALLVPNKVGANDAVAPLRDELKVVVQPQVQLGLLMTTLGFAGLFTVFTYIQPVLTRVTGFSEAAVSPILLVFGVGLGIGNIAGGRFADRGLPRALIGTLAGLALVLVLFAPAMPSKVLSIVVLTVIGAASFATVAPLQLRVLEKAGPTGQTLASSLNIAAFNLGNALGAWMGGVTIDAGFGLTALPLVAAAVTAAGLVIALVSLRLDRPRSTADAVEARPAG
- a CDS encoding prolyl-tRNA synthetase associated domain-containing protein, yielding MPKTPADLFAALDSLAITHTTVKHPPLFTVEEARSLRGSVPGGHTKNLFLRDKKSSLYLVVALEDALIDLKGLHRLLVATGRFSFGSADLLREVWGVAPGSVTPFGAINDTEGRVTVVLDAAMMEHELLNYHPLDNTMTTTIGRADLIKFLRSTGHEPRIERVSGVAAEAE
- a CDS encoding ethanolamine ammonia-lyase subunit EutB; protein product: MYSATIGQRRYSFPDLKTLLAKATPLRSGDRLAGLAAETGEERVAAQFALADLPLTRFLDEAVVPYESDEVTRLIIDTHDRAAFATIAALTVGGFRDWLLSDEATTDRLAALAPGVTPEMAAAVSKISRLQDLMVMAAKCSVVTRFRNTIGLPGCLSVRLQPNHPTDDARGIAASILDGLLLGAGDAVIGINPATDSPERAHALVSMLDDIIGKLDIPTQSCVLAHITTTLALIERGTPVDLVFQSIAGTEAANKSFGIDLSLLREGREAALALKRGTVGDNVMYFETGQGSALSANAHHGVDQQTLEARAYAVARAFKPLLVNTVVGFIGPEYLFDGKQITRAGLEDHFCGKLLGVPMGVDVCYTNHAEADQDDADALLALLSAAGVTFVMGVPGADDIMLNYQSTSFHDALAMRDLLGKKPAPEFARWLARQGLLDDAARIRPQALPAQFKALLPA
- a CDS encoding DHA2 family efflux MFS transporter permease subunit, producing MTENGEEQREAAQTAPHLWKISSVAILGAFLAQMDATIVNVSLSSLALELHTTLSNIQWVTSGYLLALALTLPLSGWLVDRIGLKAVYLWSFAAFTLTSALCGLAWSANSLIGFRILQGVSGGLLAPMAQLLVVRAAKDRMTRVLSFAAMPVLLAPLLGPTIAGALLHFASWRWLFLVNLPFGALAFTLAALFLPQDRHERRPRRLDLIGLGLLSPSIVLFLFGSERLAAPAGLAALTLSALLFGVFLWWARKRKDEAIVDLRLFKDRFFSAAVGATFLSQGVSFAGQMLVPAFLMRVADLSPGGTGLLLAAQGLGMMISYPLVGSLVERLGNRLVSVGGALTSLAGTLPFIYLSGHGPAHTLIAGALFVRGMGLSCIGIPSISAAYVSVKRENLPMATTTLNIVMRMGGPTLTTICATFLGWRLTASATAPVSTAYGAAFVLLCGFHLVLCAAAMRLPRRAGRASAQPRPASAETGNGG
- a CDS encoding MarR family winged helix-turn-helix transcriptional regulator, with amino-acid sequence MSKAHQPPYSPELTALAGELRVVVGKLLRRLRELGHAGDFTHAQKSVLQRLERDGPATVSMLARAEGVRPQSMRMTVAALEAAGAVAGKPDPQDGRQTIINFTPAFVKRVKSGRAAREDWLVRALQQQLSAREHEQLADAVKLLSRLADF
- the trxA gene encoding thioredoxin, yielding MLENGGTTAAAADVVKDITTQSFMKDVIEESRRQPVLVDFWAPWCGPCKQLTPVLEKAVKAAKGKVKLTKMNIDEHPAIPGQMGIQSIPAVIAFVNGQPADGFMGALPESQVVQFLERLTKGKIGNEEADLLKAADAALVEGNPAAAADIYAQLLAEDSNNVHALAGLARCYVETGALEQAKQTLAMVPEAKRSEASVAAARAALEVAEQAQSLGPFAELEAKVLADPSDHQARFDLAVALNAKGERAEAANHLLEIIKRDRKWNDDGARKQLVQFFEAWGFADPAAVEGRKRLSSILFA
- a CDS encoding LysR family transcriptional regulator yields the protein MAPRETNRIAEMEVFVRVVDLGGFTTAARQLRLTPSAVSKLMSRLEARLATRLVNRSTRRLQLTPEGEAFYGRAVRILADLDEAEREAATGAHPRGHLRVNSNLPWGTRYVMPLVPRFLAQNPEITLDLVFTDTVIDLLQERADVAIRVGPLRDSSLMARKLGSSRMVVCATPDYLALRGTPASLDDLADHAGIGWTFSRVLSGWPFRTAHGVETMVPPPVARAGDGETARSLALGGIGLARLALFHVAPDIEAGRLVPVLEDFNPGDREDIHAVYLGQRGPLPARVRAFIDFLSENIQADDPAIERTATGTWRVRRDG